Proteins encoded within one genomic window of Brassica napus cultivar Da-Ae unplaced genomic scaffold, Da-Ae ScsIHWf_2062;HRSCAF=2713, whole genome shotgun sequence:
- the LOC125599931 gene encoding uncharacterized protein LOC125599931, whose product MGPKTRGGMVRRSRRSQGLEAETEFIEITRKSTKMRKLNKGKEVAIEEENIEIRQESADEVPTKVSEDVNEADGDGDGDDPHVEIEVENVIAEEQSQSENGVTEEPSQPREADMEAENGVTQEPSQPREADMEPENGFTQEPSQSREADMEPENGVTQEPSQPREADIETENGISGAEASPSDGKQKKKRGPTKMRKVAKDHQEKVSVSFTELGEHVGPGSVTLSSFLGPLVREHVTVLLDDWRNLDKQTKDTLWEEIQARFDLKEEWQKDSVFKQMGCLWRSGKSRLVSQLRNAKSSTERAALKPSNIRSVQVWSAWVKSRTSSVFKAKSEKYRALRRAQIPHTTSRRGMNRLACEMKKKSEDPKKISRSKVWIAGHTHSDGRPVRPEFAETIEKIISLDSQMDSTSSVNIKEDAVSQVLGVDKPGRVRGLGRGITATKLAFLSARDSKLADLESEIKDLKILVRDLAGNKKNNDDCVSPSEASYVYKEGTRVQLLDWCESKDVVVAEGEFCSAEGTYKIGRIPIGPNAAAVVVKSVSNPKASVWRPTTDVRNLQEAAGCKIPWPIDKLILDSASNNHPVSSDVLRSKNTTVDDLERCKIYDWVKGVEVIAEGFMGSTDPYEMVNNVPLGPNAVVMRVAKVINGKAFLWRPTSDMTTMSDAVNEKIAWPLHNVSVIKVPEDEGEASVRRPSLSPSGSTSSTRSGGKKKCILLDHNNSGRKVAEGRVSSTDPLCLVHHVPLGPNASRVWVEVALIEDASLWRPNSFLEDISDAVGSTVAWPNDKILYV is encoded by the exons ATGGGGCCGAAGACACGAGGAGGAATGGTTAGAAGAAGCAGACGTTCCCAAGGTCTGGAAGCAGAAACAGAGTTCATTGAGATAACCAGAAAGAGTACGAAAATGCGTAAGTTAAATAAGGGAAAAGAAGTTGCtattgaagaagaaaacattgAGATAAGGCAAGAAAGTGCTGACGAAGTCCCGACAAAGGTTTCTGAAGATGTTAATGAGGcggatggtgatggtgatggtgatgatcCACATGTGGAAATTGAAGTTGAGAATGTCATTGCTGAAGAACAGTCTCAGTCTGAGAATGGAGTTACTGAAGAACCTTCTCAGCCGAGAGAAGCTGACATGGAAGCTGAAAATGGAGTTACTCAAGAACCTTCTCAGCCGAGAGAAGCTGACATGGAACCTGAGAATGGATTTACTCAAGAACCTTCTCAGTCGAGAGAAGCTGACATGGAACCTGAGAATGGAGTTACTCAAGAACCTTCTCAGCCGAGAGAAGCTGACATTGAAACTGAGAATGGCATTTCAGGAGCAGAAGCATCGCCATCTGAtggaaaacaaaagaagaaaagaggacCCACAAAGATGCGTAAAGTGGCCAAGGATCATCAAGAGAAGGTTTCTGTGTCATTCACTGAGCTTGGCGAACATGTAGGTCCTGGATCAGTGACACTTTCATCGTTCCTTGGACCCCTTGTACGCGAACATGTGACTGTACTTCTtgatgattggaggaatcttgATAAGCAGACAAAGGACACATTATGGGAGGAAATTCAG GCGAGGTTTGATTTGAAAGAAGAGTGGCAAAAAGATTCAGTCTTCAAACAGATGGGCTGTTTGTGGAGATCTGGAAAGTCAAGGCTTGTATCACAACTGCGAAATGCAAAAAGCTCCACAGAGAGAGCAGCACTGAAACCAAGCAACATTCGATCTGTTCAGGTTTGGAGCGCTTGGGTTAAGAGTAGGACTTCGTCTGTGTTCAAG GCAAAGAGTGAAAAGTACAGAGCACTAAGGAGAGCTCAGATTCCTCACACCACTAGTCGTAGAGGAATGAATCGTCTAGCTTGTGAAATG aaaaaaaagagtgaagaccCTAAGAAGATTAGCCGGAGCAAGGTCTGGATAGCAGGACACACTCACTCTGATGGTAGACCTGTTAGACCTGAGTTTGCTGAAACCATT gaaaaaataatttcactTGATAGTCAAATGGACTCCACATCCAGTGTTAATATAAAAGAAGATGCTGTTAGTCAAGTGTTGGGAGTAGACAAACCTGGACGAGTCAGAGGGTTGGGAAGAGGGATTACTGCTACGAAACTAGCATTCTTGTCAGCTAGAGACTCCAAACTTGCCGACTTGGAaagcgagattaaagacttgaAGATTCTGGTCCGTGACTTAGCTGGAAATAAG aAAAACAATGATGATTGTGTTTCTCCATCTGAGGCTAGTTATGTATACAAAGAAGGAACTAGAGTTCAACTACTTGATTGGTGTGAGTCAAAAGATGTTGTTGTCGCTGAAGGAGAATTCTGCTCTGCTGAAGGTACATACAAGATTGGTCGTATTCCGATTGGTCCTAACGCCGCGGCGGTTGTTGTAAAGTCGGTATCAAACCCGAAGGCATCTGTTTGGAGGCCAACTACGGATGTGCGTAATCTTCAGGAAGCAGCGGGATGCAAAATTCCATGGCCAATTGATAAACTGATACTAGATAGTGCATCGAACAACCATCCAGTTTCCTCGGATGTGTTAAGATCAAAG AATACTACCGTAGATGATCTTGAAAGGTGCAAGATCTACGATTGGGTTAAGGGCGTCGAGGTAATCGCTGAAGGTTTTATGGGTTCGACTGACCCATATGAGATGGTGAACAATGTTCCTTTGGGTCCGAATGCTGTAGTTATGAGAGTTGCTAAGGTGATTAATGGGAAAGCTTTTCTATGGAGGCCAACAAGTGACATGACAACAATGAGTGATGCTGTTAATGAAAAGATCGCATGGCCGCTCCATAATGTATCAGTAATTAAAGTTCCTGAAGATGAAGGGGAAGCTAGTGTCAGAAGGCCTTCATTG AGTCCAAGTGGCAGCACTAGTTCCACCCGTTCAGGTGGTAAAAAGAAGTGCATCTTGTTGGACCACAACAACTCAGGACGGAAAGTCGCAGAAGGCAGAGTAAGTAGTACTGATCCATTGTGTTTAGTCCATCACGTCCCGTTAGGTCCCAATGCAAGTCGGGTCTGGGTTGAAGTGGCCTTGATTGAAGATGCATCTCTATGGAGACCAAACTCTTTTCTGGAAGACATATCAGATGCTGTGGGCAGCACAGTGGCTTGGCCAAATGATAAGATTCTGTATGTTTAA